The following are encoded together in the Pedobacter sp. D749 genome:
- a CDS encoding helix-turn-helix domain-containing protein — protein MGPRKEHHNKETCTASLNAVKDALYVLNGKWKLPLIISLQEGPQRFNEIQKSLGEITPKILSKELKDLELNEFVIRKVFSTTPVTVTYELTPYSESLDKVINELRDWGLKHRERLVKNRKTESAVGEITASL, from the coding sequence ATGGGACCGAGAAAAGAACACCACAATAAAGAAACCTGTACTGCAAGTTTAAACGCGGTAAAAGACGCACTATACGTGTTAAATGGCAAGTGGAAACTTCCCCTGATTATTTCTTTGCAAGAAGGACCGCAGCGCTTTAATGAGATCCAAAAATCGCTTGGAGAAATTACGCCCAAAATATTATCGAAAGAACTTAAAGATCTGGAATTAAATGAATTTGTGATCCGCAAAGTATTCTCCACCACTCCGGTTACCGTAACCTACGAACTTACCCCGTACAGCGAATCCTTAGATAAAGTAATTAATGAATTAAGAGATTGGGGACTAAAACATCGCGAACGGTTAGTTAAGAATAGAAAAACCGAATCGGCTGTAGGAGAGATAACAGCTTCTCTTTAG
- a CDS encoding helix-turn-helix transcriptional regulator — protein sequence MDQVEIFKALSNKTRLQILGWLKEPELNFPEQPNADFENVGVCVGQIQIKSGLSQSTISEYLSILQRADLISSTRVGQWTYYKRNKEGLEKLSEIINTAL from the coding sequence ATGGATCAGGTAGAAATATTCAAAGCCCTTTCGAACAAAACACGTTTACAGATTTTAGGTTGGCTAAAAGAGCCGGAGCTTAATTTTCCGGAACAGCCAAATGCAGATTTTGAAAACGTTGGTGTCTGTGTTGGGCAGATCCAGATTAAAAGTGGTTTATCACAAAGTACCATCTCCGAATACCTGTCTATTTTACAGCGTGCCGATTTAATCAGTTCCACGCGCGTAGGTCAGTGGACTTATTACAAACGCAATAAAGAAGGCTTAGAAAAATTAAGCGAAATCATCAATACCGCATTATAA
- a CDS encoding NADH:flavin oxidoreductase → MNTDSLFRPFSLKTLNIKNRIVMAPMTRSFSPGGVPTADVASYYAKRAAGEVGLILSEGTVINRPSSSADPNIPHFYGAEALAGWQHVINEVHQAGGQMGPQIWHQGIHANHASGWLPSAPFEGPSSFNSPGFENGVPMTDAAIADTIAAFGQSAADAKALGFDTVEIHGAHQYLIDQFFWDGTNNRTDIYGGKTLAERTRFAVEVIKEVRKRVGEDFALIIRLSQFKPAAYDFKLAKNEQEMEQWLTPLAEAGIDIFHCSQRRFWEPEFEGSDLNFAGWAKKVTGKTTISVGSVGLDGDFFGAFAGQSSQPSSLDELVRRMDRGDFDLVAVGRPLLADPNWVEKIKHNRMEELKGFSKEALMELV, encoded by the coding sequence ATGAACACAGATAGTTTATTCAGGCCATTTAGCCTTAAAACATTAAATATTAAAAACAGAATAGTAATGGCCCCAATGACGAGGTCATTTTCTCCTGGTGGCGTACCAACGGCCGATGTTGCCAGCTATTATGCAAAAAGAGCAGCAGGCGAAGTGGGTTTAATTTTATCAGAAGGAACCGTAATTAACCGTCCATCCTCTTCTGCCGATCCCAACATTCCCCATTTTTACGGTGCTGAAGCTTTAGCAGGTTGGCAGCATGTAATTAACGAAGTTCACCAGGCTGGCGGGCAAATGGGGCCGCAGATCTGGCACCAGGGTATTCATGCAAACCATGCGTCTGGCTGGTTGCCAAGTGCTCCATTTGAAGGCCCGTCATCTTTTAACAGTCCTGGTTTCGAAAACGGTGTACCGATGACAGATGCGGCTATTGCCGATACGATTGCGGCTTTTGGTCAGTCAGCAGCTGATGCCAAAGCTTTAGGTTTTGATACCGTTGAAATACATGGTGCACACCAATATTTGATCGATCAGTTTTTTTGGGATGGTACAAATAACCGCACCGATATTTATGGTGGCAAAACCTTAGCCGAGCGTACCCGTTTTGCCGTTGAAGTAATTAAAGAGGTACGGAAAAGGGTTGGTGAAGATTTCGCCTTAATTATTCGTTTATCACAATTTAAACCTGCTGCCTACGATTTTAAACTGGCTAAAAATGAGCAGGAAATGGAACAATGGTTAACCCCACTGGCTGAAGCCGGAATTGATATTTTCCACTGTTCGCAACGCCGTTTCTGGGAGCCAGAGTTTGAAGGTTCTGACTTAAATTTTGCAGGATGGGCTAAAAAAGTAACAGGAAAAACCACAATCTCAGTAGGCTCAGTTGGTTTGGACGGCGATTTCTTTGGTGCTTTCGCAGGGCAGAGTTCACAGCCTAGTTCATTAGACGAACTGGTACGCAGAATGGACCGTGGTGATTTCGATTTAGTAGCCGTTGGTCGCCCGCTTTTGGCAGATCCGAACTGGGTAGAAAAAATTAAACATAACCGCATGGAAGAATTGAAAGGCTTTAGTAAAGAAGCTTTAATGGAATTGGTATAA